A single window of Liolophura sinensis isolate JHLJ2023 chromosome 6, CUHK_Ljap_v2, whole genome shotgun sequence DNA harbors:
- the LOC135469390 gene encoding uncharacterized protein LOC135469390 codes for MNSAVAFLFCGLVAYGSASTCENICTPVCTGGTAGGGALIGDIPGAIIGGALSGTCSPVCHKVCSLGKRNIDRWFETVFPPHLTDYDLNGDGQISLKEFAAGFKGSHLDFATRHIFHLSDKDADGFLSALELALAPPQVQLSSVKIKLLFGHKQIKYQLA; via the exons ATGAACTCGGCAGTCGCATTTCTTTTCTGTGGTCTGGTGGCCTACGGGAGCGCCAGTACCTGTGAGAACATCTGTACTCCGGTCTGCACCGGGGGAACCGCCGGAGGTGGAGCTCTCATTGGGGACATCCCTGGTGCTATCATCGGAGGGGCTCTGTCGGGGACATGCAGCCCTGTGTGCCACAAAGTCTGCAGCTTGGGCAAGAGGAAcatcgat AGGTGGTTCGAGACCGTCTTCCCTCCACATCTCACAGACTATGATCTCAACGGTGATGGACAAATCTCTCTTAAGGAGTTCGCTGCTGGTTTCAAGGGCAGCCACCTTGACTTCGCTACCCGTCACATCTTCCACTTGTCTGACAAGGACG CCGATGGATTTCTGTCTGCCCTGGAGCTGGCTCTTGCTCCCCCTCAAGTTCAACTAagttcagtgaaaataaaacttttgttcGGACATAAACAAA TCAAGTACCAGCTAGCCTAA